The following proteins are encoded in a genomic region of Cryptomeria japonica chromosome 11, Sugi_1.0, whole genome shotgun sequence:
- the LOC131069133 gene encoding aspartic proteinase nepenthesin-2-like has protein sequence MALETFSLKRRASASSRWEVILCISFGCGNRQQGDFGGAIGLVSVGRGILSLATQLGETIKHKFSYCLVSFEDESSISPLFLGDAMIADLLGKCQSTPFIGVNETNYISNYYYLNLHGINVGRMAIKYPASTFLLEPSGNGGMMIDSQSTLTHLADPVYTPFLGIIKSSVKAKPVNASSTDGTDLYYESTLPISKLPQIVSFCRKCNA, from the coding sequence atggctttagaaactttcagtCTGAAAAGAAGGGCTTCGGCTTCATCTAGGTGGGAAGTTATTCTGTGCATTTCCTTTGGCTGCGGTAATCGGCAACAGGGTGATTTTGGTGGTGCCATCGGTTTAGTCAGTGTTGGAAGAGGCATCCTTTCGCTTGCAACGCAGCTGGGCGAGACCATCAAACACAAGTTTTCATACTGCTTGGTATCTTTTGAAGACGAGTCCAGCATTAGCCCTCTTTTTCTGGGAGATGCTATGATTGCTGATCTTCTTGGCAAGTGCCAATCTACTCCTTTTATTGGAGTGAATGAAACCAATTACATTTCAAATTACTACTATCTTAATTTGCATGGAATCAACGTTGGAAGAATGGCGATAAAATATCCGGCTTCTACATTTTTACTTGAACCTTCAGGAAATGGTGGGATGATGATAGATTCTCAAAGCACACTGACTCATTTGGCCGACCCTGTGTACACACCCTTCCTGGGCATCATCAAGTCTAGTGTCAAAGCTAAGCCTGTGAATGCCTCTTCTACCGACGGAACTGATCTTTACTACGAAAGTACGTTGCCCATATCGAAGCTTCCACAAATTGTTTCATTTTGCAGGAAATGCAACGCTTAA